A single region of the Zonotrichia leucophrys gambelii isolate GWCS_2022_RI chromosome 9, RI_Zleu_2.0, whole genome shotgun sequence genome encodes:
- the COPS9 gene encoding COP9 signalosome complex subunit 9: protein MKPAVDEMFPEGAGPYVDLDEAGGSTGLLMDLAANEKAVHADFFNDFEDLFDDDDIQ, encoded by the exons ATGAAGCCGGCTGTGGACGAGATGTTCCCTGAGGGCGCCGGCCCGTACGTGGACCTGGATGAG GCAGGGGGAAGCACGGGGCTGCTGATGGACCTGGCCGCCAACGAGAAAGCGGTGCACGCCGACTTCTTCAACG ATTTTGAAGATCTCTTTGATGACGATGACATCCAGTGA
- the OTOS gene encoding otospiralin, whose translation MTFTGFFTFCMLMNMLTDARSIQDGDDPYQDAAALPYWPFSSSDFWSYVEYFRTLGAYNRINDMARAFFAQFPFGSHLGYHVRDHEH comes from the exons ATGACATTTACCGGCTTCTTTACCTTCTGTATGCTGATGAACATGCTAACAG ATGCTCGATCCATCCAGGATGGAGATG ATCCCTACCAGGATGCTGCAGCCTTGCCCTACTGGCCCTTCTCATCCAGTGATTTCTGGTCGTATGTGGAATATTTCCGGACCTTGGGAGCCTACAACAGGATCAATGACATGGCCAGAGCCTTCTTTGCCCAGTTCCCTTTTGGGAGCCACCTTGGCTACCACGTGCGTGACCACGAGCACTGA
- the ADIPOQ gene encoding adiponectin, translating to MRGLAGFLLCSWLLLAPHSTGVAAQETPQPDPKMPCANWMGGAPGYPGHNGAPGRDGKDGRDGLKGDKGDEGPAGPKGEPGPIGSRGFPGPPGSPGIPGIPGQKGKDAFVQRSAFSVGLTEHSPAPNVPIRFSKIFYNEQGHYDPSTGKFLCNVPGTYFFSYHLTVYLSDVKVSLYRKDKAVIFTYDQFQNNNVDQASGSVLLHLSSGDEVWLQVYGNGDKNGVYADNLNDSTFMGFLLYPDPDTF from the exons ATGAGGGGCCTGGCAGGGTTCCTGCTGTGCtcgtggctgctgctggcccccCACTCCACAGGAGTGGCTGCCCAGGAGACCCCCCAGCCTGACCCCAAAATGCCATGTGCCAACTGGATGGGAGGAGCACCTGGCTACCCTGGCCACAACGGGGCCCCCGGCCGGGATGGGAAGGATGGAAGAGATGGACTCAAGGGAGATAAAGGAGATGAAG GTCCTGCAGGTCCCAAAGGTGAACCGGGCCCAATTGGGAGCCGAGGCTTTCCTGGACCTCCTGGAtctcctggaattcctggaatccCAGGGCAGAAGGGCAAAGATGCTTTTGTGCAGCGCTCTGCCTTCAGCGTGGGGCTGACAGAGCACAGCCCGGCCCCCAACGTCCCCATCCGCTTCAGCAAGATCTTCTACAACGAGCAGGGCCACTACGACCCCAGCACGGGCAAGTTCCTCTGCAACGTGCCTGGCACCTACTTCTTCTCCTACCACCTCACTGTGTACCTGTCAGACGTCAAGGTCAGCCTCTACAGGAAGGACAAGGCTGTCATCTTCACCTACGACCAGTTCCAGAACAACAACGTGGACCAAGCCAGcggctctgtcctgctgcaccTCAGCTCCGGGGACGAGGTCTGGCTCCAGGTGTATGGGAATGGGGACAAGAATGGGGTCTATGCTGATAACCTCAATGATTCCACCTTCATGGGCTTCCTCCTGTACCCCGACCCAGATACCTTCTAA